Genomic window (Leptotrichia sp. oral taxon 212):
GAGATTCAAAAGGTGCAAGGGAAATAATCTTTATCCCATAAGAATTGTATACTAATGTATATCCGGCTATTCCTGTTGTTTTACGGTATGCCTTTGAAAATCCTCCATCAATCATGAAAAGCTTTCCATCGGCTTTTACAGGTGATTCCCCTTCCTTTACTTTCACAGGAACATGTCCATTTATTATATGCGAATTTTCCGGATTTAGTCCAAATTCCCTTAAAATCATGACACATGTTTCCTTTTCATTAATAAACGTATAATAAGGATTCTTATTTTCCTTATGTATTTTTTTATCATCTATAAAATATCTTTCAAATGTTCTCATTATATCTTTTCCAAATAATGGGGAATTTTTTCCGCACCACAGATACCATACAAAATCCCTGTTCCGTTTATCCTTTTCATTATTTTCCCTGTTAAAAAAGCTTTCCCTTATTATGGCTTCTATCTTATCAAAATAGGACTTTCCTTTGTAGCTTATTCCATCTATGTTTACTTCAACAAGTTCTCCTTCACTGTCAAGAGGAATGCACCCGTGATAGAGCAGATTGGAGTTACATTTTAAGTACATCGAACCTTTATTCAGCAGAAATTTCAGATGTCTCTGGAGTTTTTCACTGTTCATAAAGGAATTTTTCAGTTTATTCAGAAGAACAACTTCTTCTTTAGTAAGTTCCAAAGGATTGTCAGGATTTACAGTAGGAAAATGAGTGTCATTCAGCTGATATTCCTTTCCTCCTATAGTAACTGTTCCCTTGTGATAATCTATATTTTTCAGCAGTTCCTTGTCTTCCATTTCAAATTGGGGATTACGTTCTGAAAATATCCCTTCAACTTTAAACTGTATTATGGAAATAGCCTTATGCATCTGTGCTATCAGATCGTTATCCACTCCCTCCTTTGGACGGAAATTTCTGCATGGGTCCTTTCCATAATATTTCATTGCAAAAGTTGCAAGAGGAAGAAGATTTATTCCATATGCTTCTTCAAGAATATCATGATTGTTATATCTTGAACATATTCTTATTACATTTGCGATGCATGCCTTATTTCCAATTCCTGCTCCAATCCACAGCAGATCATGGTTTCCCCACTGTATATCAACATTATGATACTCCTGCAGACAATCCATTATCAAATGAGGGGCAGGACCTCTGTCATAAATATCGCCAACAACGTGTAATCTGTCAATTGCAAGTCGCCGTATCAGCTCCCCCATTGCCTTCATAAAATCTTTTGTATACTTTATAGATATTATTGTATCTATAATCGCATCTACATAGTCTCTCTTATTCTCTTCTTCATTTCTTTCATACAGAAGTTCCTGTATAATATATTCAAAATCTTTAGGCATTGCTTTTCTCACTTTTGAACGAGTATATTTTGTCGATGCATGTTTACAAACTTTTACAAGTCTATATATATTTTTTTTTGACCATTCTTCGATATTTCTGTTTTTCTTTTCCTCAAGGTTATATTTAGCTTCAGGATAATAAATTAGTGTGGCCAGTTCCTTCTTTTCAACTTCATCTAATGTTTCTCCAAATATATCTTCTATTTTCTGTCTTATGCTTCCCGAACCGTTTCTAAGCACATGTGTAAAAGCCTCGTATTCACCGTGTATATCCGAAAGAAAATGCTCCGTTCCTTTTGGAAGATTAAGTATTGCTTCTAGATTAATAATCTCTGTAGAAGTTTCTGCGATGTTCCTAAAATTTTTAGATAGTAATTCCAAATATTTTAATTCCGACATATTCCACCTCACTTATGATTTATTTTCTATTTATAAAAATTTTTTATCTATTTAAAGCCAAGTTGAAAATTCCAGTTATTTTAATCCACCTATTTCATATTAGAACAGTTTTACTTTTCAAATAATATTTATAACTTACCTGCAAATAAAAACAGAACTGCTTCAAAATCAAAATTATATTTAATGACACACTAAAAAAACTTATTATTTATTTTACTTTTTGTCATTTCATAATTTTTAATTTTAAAACAGCCCCATTTTAATTCTGTTAATATTTTATTTCTTTTACATTATACTCTAGTATTATACTCTGTTTTCTAAAACTTTTTCTGCTATATTTCTTGTATGATCCGCTATTCTTGTAAAGTGCAGCACTAAATCGACAAAAGATAGTCCAGCCTTTATTTCACAGCTCTGTTCGCTTAATCTTTTTATATGGCTCTTTCTTATCTTCTTTTCTTTTTCTCTTTCCTTATTATGTAAATCTATAACCTCTACGGCCTTGTCAACACTTGATTCCTTTAAAGCAGCTGTTGCAGTTTCAATCATATTTTCCACTATTTCTTCAAGCTCCTTTATTTCTTCGTAAGCAGCATCA
Coding sequences:
- a CDS encoding fructose-bisphosphatase class III gives rise to the protein MSELKYLELLSKNFRNIAETSTEIINLEAILNLPKGTEHFLSDIHGEYEAFTHVLRNGSGSIRQKIEDIFGETLDEVEKKELATLIYYPEAKYNLEEKKNRNIEEWSKKNIYRLVKVCKHASTKYTRSKVRKAMPKDFEYIIQELLYERNEEENKRDYVDAIIDTIISIKYTKDFMKAMGELIRRLAIDRLHVVGDIYDRGPAPHLIMDCLQEYHNVDIQWGNHDLLWIGAGIGNKACIANVIRICSRYNNHDILEEAYGINLLPLATFAMKYYGKDPCRNFRPKEGVDNDLIAQMHKAISIIQFKVEGIFSERNPQFEMEDKELLKNIDYHKGTVTIGGKEYQLNDTHFPTVNPDNPLELTKEEVVLLNKLKNSFMNSEKLQRHLKFLLNKGSMYLKCNSNLLYHGCIPLDSEGELVEVNIDGISYKGKSYFDKIEAIIRESFFNRENNEKDKRNRDFVWYLWCGKNSPLFGKDIMRTFERYFIDDKKIHKENKNPYYTFINEKETCVMILREFGLNPENSHIINGHVPVKVKEGESPVKADGKLFMIDGGFSKAYRKTTGIAGYTLVYNSYGIKIISLAPFESQEKAIKEGADILSSTVVFDEIREITKVKDTDIGKELQKQIDDLKKLLISYKTGLIKQKEI